The proteins below are encoded in one region of Reichenbachiella sp. 5M10:
- a CDS encoding ATP-binding cassette domain-containing protein: MTNAKHWNILVPNGGGKEELIKALMTDSSGLDDIKGKSIVLYSAIVLGMYIREEEVHDVFVVTNERGQTLQSMSSGERKKALLHHTLKQHPEVIVLDNPLDSLDVEGREDLLARLENLSDQVSLVNVVSRARDFLPFAESLKYLDKQLIKQEHSESSALVRFDGGIPAPIHEDELAEETLIHMRNVQVSYGERCILKHISWQIKKGEFWQLKGPNGAGKTTLLTMITGDNPKAFGQDIRLFGYQKGSGESVWDIKRHIGYYTSTMTHDFWRNQSIEYMIISGYYDSVGLYDRPTELQRKRTEAWLDLIGLKDKRDKPFVDLPIGWRRLVLIVRAMVKHPALLILDEPTSDLDDENTLLVTTLINKIASESHSAILYVSHQDEPGLKPDMVYELLPSQGGSIGHKR, from the coding sequence ATGACAAATGCAAAACACTGGAATATACTGGTACCCAATGGAGGGGGGAAAGAGGAGTTGATCAAAGCACTCATGACAGATTCGTCTGGATTGGATGATATCAAAGGGAAATCAATAGTGCTATATTCTGCGATTGTTTTGGGAATGTATATCCGTGAGGAAGAGGTACATGATGTTTTCGTAGTGACTAACGAACGAGGGCAGACGCTCCAGTCCATGTCTAGTGGGGAACGCAAAAAGGCTTTGCTCCATCATACATTAAAACAGCACCCAGAAGTGATTGTTTTGGACAACCCTTTGGATAGCTTGGATGTCGAGGGACGAGAAGATTTGCTCGCGCGACTGGAAAACCTCTCGGACCAAGTGTCATTGGTCAACGTGGTGAGTCGGGCAAGAGATTTTCTGCCTTTTGCAGAGTCACTCAAGTATCTCGACAAGCAGCTGATCAAGCAAGAGCATAGTGAGTCGTCGGCTCTGGTACGGTTTGATGGTGGGATCCCTGCACCCATCCATGAGGATGAGTTGGCAGAAGAGACCTTGATTCATATGAGAAACGTGCAGGTGTCATATGGTGAGCGATGCATTTTGAAACACATTTCTTGGCAAATCAAGAAAGGAGAGTTTTGGCAACTCAAAGGACCAAATGGAGCGGGGAAGACGACATTGCTCACGATGATTACCGGGGACAACCCGAAGGCCTTTGGCCAAGATATTCGCCTATTTGGTTATCAAAAGGGTAGTGGGGAATCGGTATGGGATATCAAACGGCACATCGGATACTATACTTCGACGATGACGCATGATTTTTGGCGCAATCAGAGCATCGAGTACATGATCATTTCAGGGTACTACGATTCGGTGGGCTTGTATGATCGCCCGACTGAGTTGCAGCGCAAGCGTACCGAAGCGTGGTTGGATTTGATTGGTCTCAAGGACAAACGGGACAAGCCATTCGTCGATCTGCCGATAGGCTGGCGTAGACTCGTTTTGATCGTAAGAGCAATGGTCAAGCATCCTGCACTATTGATCCTTGATGAACCTACTTCGGATCTCGACGATGAAAATACACTGTTGGTGACGACTCTAATCAATAAGATAGCTTCAGAAAGTCACTCGGCGATACTCTATGTGTCGCATCAAGACGAGCCTGGCTTGAAACCGGACATGGTCTATGAGCTCTTGCCAAGTCAGGGCGGATCAATCGGTCACAAACGGTGA
- a CDS encoding ABC transporter permease produces the protein MLRNYYITAIRNLLKHRSYFLLNISGLAIGIASFIFIALYVYGELRYDRFHYNYQNTYRVHVSGTMNGQNMDMAVTASPMAETMLRDYPEIKHVTRIKESGAWYIGYGDQKFNEDGVLFADSNFFDVFDFELLAGDPTTALSLPRSMILTESYVKKYFGDQDPLGKQITVEYDTLLYTITGVMADIPDHSHLHFDMLGSISSYPFWNNQHWISHNIYTYITLHPEVDRWDFETKIQEMITRYIGPQLESSLGTTMAAYEQSGNSFHYYLMPLADIHLYSDVEAELEHNSSISYIYIYGATGLALLFIAMINFINLATAQSSSRAKEVGIRKVSGSSRQELIYQFILESIIVSMISTALAYILVIFLTPYFSELIGKSLCIDIRTNYFAWGGMLVLSLVIGILAGFYPAFVLADFQPIKVLNGTFRSGVQSSWLRNLLVTIQFTASIVIIIVTLVVYYQTQYMITKNLGFDKDQMIIIRRPDVLKDNLEAFKNRLLQNPNIVAVANSVSIPGKDRYGNNAFFTEDYPDRPYSFYQNTVSFGYAELLGLQLIQGRFFSPDIPSDSSAIVINASAAQALGYDNPIGKRFIQPKNKDGHLSYLTIIGVVNDYHFESLHRQIQPTLLMHMPHNYEGYACVKVNHTENIPETIDYIQSSWKQYSHGKPMQYFFFDEDYQNLYRSESTTGRVFMLFAFLSIFIACLGLIGLITYTLAIRKKEIGIRKILGASTRSLVSMLSIEVIKWIMWATLLAWPIAYLATNYWLENFASRWTVSLWVYVLATFIVFVIGSLTICLQTIRASLKSPVDSLRQG, from the coding sequence ATGCTAAGAAACTACTACATCACTGCCATACGCAACCTACTCAAGCACAGGAGCTACTTCCTGCTCAACATCAGTGGCTTGGCCATTGGCATAGCCAGTTTCATATTCATCGCACTGTATGTCTACGGCGAACTCCGCTATGACCGATTTCACTACAACTACCAAAACACCTACAGAGTCCACGTCTCGGGTACAATGAATGGTCAAAACATGGACATGGCTGTGACCGCTTCTCCCATGGCAGAGACCATGCTGCGTGACTACCCAGAAATCAAACATGTCACACGAATCAAAGAAAGTGGCGCATGGTACATTGGCTATGGTGATCAAAAATTCAACGAGGACGGAGTACTCTTCGCAGACTCCAATTTTTTTGATGTGTTCGATTTTGAATTGCTAGCTGGCGACCCAACCACCGCACTGTCCCTCCCTCGCTCGATGATCCTGACGGAGAGTTATGTCAAAAAGTACTTTGGCGATCAAGACCCACTAGGCAAACAAATCACCGTAGAATACGACACCTTATTGTACACCATCACTGGAGTCATGGCAGATATACCCGACCACTCACATCTGCACTTTGACATGCTCGGCTCTATCAGTTCCTACCCTTTCTGGAACAACCAGCACTGGATCTCCCACAACATCTACACTTACATCACACTCCATCCAGAGGTCGACCGGTGGGATTTTGAAACCAAAATTCAAGAAATGATCACTCGATACATAGGCCCACAACTGGAATCTTCGCTCGGCACAACCATGGCAGCCTATGAACAATCAGGAAATTCGTTTCATTACTATCTGATGCCCCTCGCAGACATACATCTATACTCCGACGTAGAAGCCGAGCTAGAGCACAACAGCAGTATATCTTACATCTATATCTATGGCGCGACAGGCTTGGCACTACTATTCATTGCCATGATCAATTTTATCAATTTGGCGACTGCCCAATCCTCCTCTCGTGCCAAGGAAGTCGGCATCCGAAAAGTTTCTGGCTCCTCTCGTCAAGAACTCATCTACCAATTCATCCTTGAATCCATCATCGTCTCGATGATTTCTACCGCACTGGCCTACATACTGGTCATCTTTTTGACTCCCTACTTTTCGGAGTTGATTGGCAAAAGCCTCTGCATAGACATTCGCACCAACTACTTCGCTTGGGGGGGCATGTTGGTTTTGTCACTTGTGATCGGCATCTTGGCAGGCTTTTACCCAGCCTTTGTCCTGGCTGATTTTCAACCTATCAAAGTACTCAATGGCACCTTTCGTAGTGGAGTTCAGTCGAGCTGGCTTAGAAACCTCCTGGTCACTATACAGTTCACAGCATCCATCGTGATCATCATTGTCACCTTGGTGGTCTACTACCAGACGCAATACATGATCACCAAAAACCTCGGGTTTGACAAAGATCAAATGATCATCATCCGACGGCCCGACGTGCTCAAAGACAACCTGGAGGCATTCAAAAATAGACTCCTGCAAAACCCAAATATCGTCGCAGTAGCCAATTCTGTATCCATCCCTGGCAAAGACCGATACGGCAACAATGCCTTCTTCACCGAAGACTACCCTGACAGGCCCTACTCCTTCTATCAAAACACGGTCAGTTTTGGCTATGCAGAATTGCTAGGACTCCAACTGATCCAGGGGCGCTTTTTCTCACCAGACATCCCGAGCGACTCCAGTGCAATCGTCATCAACGCTTCTGCCGCCCAGGCCCTCGGCTATGACAATCCGATCGGAAAGCGATTCATTCAACCCAAAAACAAGGATGGACACCTCTCCTACTTAACTATCATTGGTGTAGTGAATGATTATCATTTCGAATCCTTGCACCGACAAATCCAACCCACCCTACTCATGCATATGCCACACAACTATGAAGGCTATGCCTGTGTCAAAGTCAACCATACTGAAAACATCCCCGAAACTATAGACTACATCCAGTCGAGTTGGAAACAATACAGCCATGGCAAACCCATGCAGTATTTTTTCTTCGATGAGGACTACCAAAACCTCTATCGATCCGAATCCACCACAGGTCGTGTTTTCATGCTGTTTGCCTTTCTGTCGATATTTATCGCTTGCCTTGGGTTGATAGGACTCATCACCTACACTCTCGCTATTCGCAAAAAAGAAATCGGTATAAGAAAAATTCTAGGAGCAAGCACACGCTCCTTGGTCAGTATGCTCTCGATCGAAGTGATCAAATGGATCATGTGGGCTACCCTACTGGCTTGGCCTATCGCATATCTCGCTACCAATTATTGGTTGGAAAACTTTGCCAGCAGATGGACCGTCAGCCTATGGGTATATGTACTCGCGACTTTCATCGTCTTTGTGATTGGCTCCTTGACCATCTGTTTGCAAACCATTCGTGCCTCACTCAAAAGCCCCGTGGACTCCCTCCGACAAGGCTAA
- a CDS encoding carbonic anhydrase, protein MNSQEALTRLKEGNSRFVAGQPTTTAQNQDARQPLTKGQSPYAIILSCADSRVAPELAFDAGLGELFVLRVAGNVANTSTIASIEYAVAHLGSKLIVSMGHESCGAVGAAVAGGDNGPNLNKLVSYIQPSVDKLGKDAPIADIIKENANHSITTLLEQSDIIKNAVNNDGLEIVSGYYSLSTGEVEFGF, encoded by the coding sequence ATGAATTCACAAGAAGCATTAACAAGACTAAAAGAAGGCAACAGCCGATTCGTAGCAGGTCAACCGACGACAACTGCTCAAAACCAAGACGCAAGACAACCTTTGACAAAAGGTCAAAGTCCTTACGCGATCATCCTCTCGTGTGCCGATAGTCGTGTAGCCCCTGAGCTAGCTTTCGACGCGGGTCTTGGAGAATTGTTTGTCCTCAGAGTCGCCGGCAATGTCGCCAATACTTCGACCATTGCTAGTATCGAGTATGCTGTAGCACACTTAGGTTCCAAACTCATCGTATCGATGGGACACGAAAGCTGTGGAGCAGTTGGAGCTGCAGTAGCAGGAGGAGACAATGGCCCGAATCTCAACAAACTAGTAAGCTACATCCAGCCGTCCGTAGACAAGCTAGGTAAGGATGCTCCGATCGCAGACATCATCAAAGAGAACGCCAACCACTCGATCACTACACTCTTGGAACAATCAGACATCATCAAAAATGCAGTCAATAATGACGGCTTAGAAATCGTATCTGGGTACTACAGCTTGTCGACAGGCGAAGTAGAATTCGGATTCTAA
- a CDS encoding outer membrane insertion C- signal — protein sequence MRKQCMLSVVVVLCLTWAAQAQELGIRLSPSNSVSSAVEGALNIGEAMRLHGDVAFSNDVVGFDVLYDFFYSPFRIGDCANFMWYAGVGGALYVSNDSEFGISMEIGVDYRFDFPLVVGVDYRPTYWVDEYDNVFNIGGFSLMARYVMRKR from the coding sequence ATGAGGAAGCAATGCATGTTGTCCGTGGTTGTGGTGTTGTGCTTGACTTGGGCTGCTCAGGCGCAGGAATTGGGGATACGTCTCTCTCCATCCAATAGTGTGTCGTCTGCTGTAGAAGGTGCATTGAATATAGGAGAGGCCATGCGTCTGCATGGCGATGTAGCGTTCAGCAATGATGTCGTGGGATTTGATGTACTGTACGACTTTTTTTATAGTCCTTTTCGTATAGGAGACTGTGCAAATTTCATGTGGTATGCGGGAGTAGGAGGGGCCTTGTACGTGTCCAATGATTCAGAATTTGGCATCAGTATGGAAATTGGTGTGGATTACCGGTTTGATTTTCCTCTTGTCGTGGGAGTGGATTATCGTCCGACCTATTGGGTGGATGAGTATGACAATGTGTTCAATATCGGTGGTTTTTCGCTCATGGCGAGGTATGTCATGAGGAAGAGGTGA
- a CDS encoding outer membrane insertion C- signal, which yields MKKLLVAIALVVTTGMSVQAQEIGLRTGIAGGNHAAVDALFSVGEFSRLHADVSFGGGVGADLLWDFFYRPFDVSGEEGFGWYMGAGPSLYAGNRWGHWDDDIDNDNIFLLGASFEIGIDYHFKFPLALAIDYRPTFWIIEETDFDAGGFGVMARYVFGQ from the coding sequence ATGAAAAAATTATTAGTTGCAATAGCTTTAGTAGTAACAACCGGAATGAGTGTGCAAGCACAAGAAATAGGTCTTAGAACGGGCATCGCAGGAGGGAATCATGCGGCTGTAGATGCGCTATTTTCTGTAGGGGAATTTAGTAGACTTCATGCTGATGTATCTTTTGGCGGAGGTGTAGGAGCTGATTTACTTTGGGACTTTTTCTACCGCCCGTTTGATGTGAGTGGAGAAGAAGGTTTTGGTTGGTACATGGGGGCTGGACCTTCGCTTTATGCTGGAAACAGATGGGGACATTGGGATGATGATATTGACAATGACAATATTTTCTTGCTTGGTGCCAGCTTCGAAATAGGTATTGACTACCATTTTAAGTTTCCATTGGCTCTAGCGATAGATTATAGACCTACCTTCTGGATTATAGAAGAAACTGATTTTGATGCAGGTGGATTTGGTGTCATGGCTAGATACGTATTTGGTCAATAG
- a CDS encoding peptide MFS transporter: MSTVVKNEKELFGHPRGLAVLFFTEMWERFSYYGMRGLLVLYLVDDIAKGGFGWSQVEALSLYGTYTMMVYIMGIPGGILADKYVGQKKAVMIGGVLLVVGHGVMALPGEMMFYLAITLIVLGVGALKANISTMVGQLYKQGDPRRDKGFTIFYMGINMGSALSSLIVGYVGQVYGWHWGFGLAGVGMLFGQIQFMFGGKYLQGIGEFKKSEANEDASSDSSIHLSRLKKNPLSWVVIAFVAALGVYVFVNASYLFGAMIIISSVFLGVGINIYKYELNSIERDRVVVLLISFLMVIAFFGAFEQAGGLMNLYTDQKTDKSVFGWFEMTAAQFQFFNPGFILLFGIPVASFWAWMTNRGKENSALFKMATGNMIMGLGFVLMVGATIQAAGGDLASMWWIVGAYLLHTIGELCLSPVSLSFVTKLAPVKYGSIMMGLYFAMTGLGNKVAGLLGESASHFGEYEVFAGIGIFSVAFGLLLIVFLKKLKKLTHGAEDIVLES, translated from the coding sequence ATGAGTACGGTAGTAAAGAATGAAAAGGAATTGTTTGGACACCCGAGGGGGTTGGCTGTATTGTTTTTCACAGAGATGTGGGAGCGGTTTAGTTACTACGGGATGCGAGGGTTACTTGTGCTCTATTTGGTTGATGATATTGCCAAAGGTGGGTTTGGATGGAGTCAGGTAGAAGCTCTGTCTTTATACGGTACTTATACGATGATGGTCTACATCATGGGGATACCAGGAGGAATACTGGCTGATAAGTACGTCGGGCAAAAGAAAGCCGTGATGATTGGTGGGGTTTTGTTGGTAGTGGGGCATGGAGTCATGGCTTTGCCAGGGGAGATGATGTTTTATCTCGCCATCACCTTGATAGTCCTCGGCGTGGGTGCGCTCAAAGCAAATATCTCTACTATGGTTGGGCAATTGTACAAGCAAGGTGACCCTAGACGGGACAAAGGATTTACTATTTTCTACATGGGAATCAATATGGGGTCGGCGTTGTCTTCGTTGATTGTAGGTTATGTAGGGCAAGTATACGGATGGCATTGGGGATTTGGCTTAGCGGGTGTAGGGATGCTCTTCGGGCAAATCCAGTTCATGTTTGGAGGTAAGTATCTCCAGGGAATCGGAGAGTTCAAGAAATCAGAAGCGAATGAAGACGCGTCATCAGATTCGTCGATTCATCTTTCGCGACTCAAGAAAAACCCATTGTCTTGGGTGGTGATTGCATTTGTGGCTGCTTTGGGAGTTTATGTCTTTGTGAATGCCAGTTACCTTTTTGGTGCGATGATTATCATCTCGTCGGTGTTTTTGGGAGTAGGTATCAATATTTATAAATACGAGCTCAATAGTATTGAGCGAGATAGAGTTGTGGTTCTTTTGATTTCCTTTTTGATGGTTATTGCTTTCTTTGGCGCCTTTGAGCAGGCAGGAGGCTTGATGAATCTCTATACAGATCAAAAAACAGATAAAAGTGTATTTGGTTGGTTTGAAATGACTGCAGCTCAATTTCAATTTTTCAACCCTGGTTTTATCCTGTTGTTCGGTATTCCTGTGGCGAGTTTTTGGGCATGGATGACCAATCGAGGCAAGGAGAATTCAGCTTTGTTCAAAATGGCTACAGGCAATATGATCATGGGGCTGGGCTTTGTGCTCATGGTCGGTGCTACGATTCAAGCAGCAGGGGGAGATCTTGCGAGCATGTGGTGGATTGTCGGTGCTTATTTGCTTCATACGATCGGGGAGCTGTGTTTGTCCCCTGTTTCGCTATCCTTTGTGACCAAGTTGGCACCAGTCAAGTACGGATCGATTATGATGGGATTGTATTTTGCCATGACTGGTTTAGGCAACAAGGTCGCAGGGCTTTTGGGAGAGTCAGCTTCTCACTTTGGTGAGTACGAGGTATTTGCAGGGATTGGTATCTTTTCGGTAGCCTTTGGATTGTTGCTCATTGTGTTTTTGAAAAAGCTCAAAAAGCTCACCCATGGGGCAGAGGATATTGTATTAGAGTCCTAA
- a CDS encoding HTTM domain-containing protein, with protein sequence MKHALQRFFTYLKGVSALDLRSLALFRVCLGVLVLIDMFVRFQDFTMFYTEGGVLSLEQLHKGYGSLYTWWASEEWSMFLFGFTAWCAFLLLIGCWTRVVTVLLYVLMVSVQLRVSLVNNAGDLLLSCVLFIAIFLPLSAVWSVDACREKGSSCRLVSERYAYSSPWTLVYLIQLIVLYAMAGFSKNNGTWNYDGLGIYYALNLHTYAKSSASWLLDYSVLLWVGNYLTLILERFLWMGLMIPVRKDVIRTVLVLSFVGFHFGLFLFMELGTFPWLGMIVWLAVIPSGLWNRVQSRGELVRVLDKCKMDMSAWERKWVLVGATLFLVLMTWSGLRANKLIGYNSYLGNVVSATRLRQSWKLFSGPKKEDGWLVVAAELQDGTWVDLLREGESLNWDKPAVFSAQFPNHRQRKYFKNIRTSYVSHRGYYLDWVVKKWNQNNTENPVKSATFYYMKEGVLPGGGFAPIEKEELRVWKIKPEK encoded by the coding sequence ATGAAACATGCTTTGCAGCGTTTTTTTACCTACTTGAAAGGGGTGTCGGCTCTTGATCTTCGGTCCTTGGCTCTCTTTCGTGTCTGCTTAGGTGTATTGGTCTTGATCGATATGTTTGTTCGGTTTCAAGACTTTACCATGTTCTATACAGAGGGCGGAGTACTGTCATTGGAACAACTGCACAAAGGGTATGGTTCGTTGTATACTTGGTGGGCATCGGAAGAGTGGTCAATGTTTTTGTTTGGCTTCACAGCGTGGTGTGCGTTTCTGCTTTTGATAGGTTGTTGGACGCGTGTTGTGACGGTGTTGTTGTACGTGTTGATGGTGTCGGTACAGTTGCGTGTTTCGTTGGTCAATAATGCTGGAGATTTGTTGCTTTCTTGTGTGCTGTTTATAGCTATTTTTCTCCCGTTGTCTGCAGTGTGGTCGGTAGATGCTTGTCGCGAAAAAGGAAGTTCCTGTCGCTTGGTTTCTGAACGGTATGCTTATAGTTCTCCATGGACCTTAGTTTATTTGATACAGCTCATTGTGCTCTATGCGATGGCTGGATTTTCTAAAAACAATGGAACATGGAATTATGATGGTCTTGGGATCTATTATGCTTTGAATTTGCATACCTATGCCAAAAGTAGTGCGTCATGGTTGTTGGATTATTCTGTGTTGTTGTGGGTTGGTAATTATCTCACTTTGATTCTGGAACGCTTCCTTTGGATGGGGTTGATGATCCCTGTACGCAAGGATGTGATTCGTACTGTATTGGTCCTTTCTTTTGTCGGTTTTCACTTTGGGTTGTTTTTGTTTATGGAGCTTGGGACTTTTCCTTGGTTAGGTATGATTGTCTGGTTGGCCGTGATTCCAAGTGGACTGTGGAACCGTGTCCAGTCAAGAGGTGAGTTGGTGCGTGTCTTAGATAAGTGCAAAATGGATATGTCCGCTTGGGAAAGGAAATGGGTACTCGTTGGGGCCACTTTGTTTTTGGTACTGATGACGTGGAGTGGCCTGCGTGCGAACAAATTGATTGGCTACAATAGTTACTTGGGGAATGTAGTGAGCGCAACTCGATTGCGCCAAAGTTGGAAATTGTTTAGTGGGCCGAAAAAAGAAGACGGATGGTTGGTAGTAGCGGCCGAACTACAAGACGGGACATGGGTAGATTTGCTGCGAGAGGGTGAGTCATTGAATTGGGATAAACCTGCTGTTTTTTCGGCACAGTTTCCGAACCACAGACAACGGAAATATTTCAAAAACATTCGAACATCCTACGTTAGCCATCGAGGGTATTACTTGGATTGGGTCGTGAAAAAGTGGAATCAAAACAACACAGAAAATCCCGTGAAGAGTGCCACTTTTTACTACATGAAAGAAGGGGTTTTGCCAGGGGGGGGATTCGCACCAATAGAGAAGGAAGAATTGAGGGTTTGGAAAATCAAACCTGAGAAATGA
- the trpA gene encoding tryptophan synthase subunit alpha — protein MSNRINTVLDYKDNILSIYFTAGYPKLDDTVKILQQLERSGADMIEVGVPFSDPIADGPTIQHSNTVALENGMSVQLLFDQLTGVRETVKVPLIMMSSLNPIIQYGFERFCQKCQEVGADGLIIPDLPVEEYISEYKAIVEQYGLRNIILITPSSTDARIRLIDEHTDSFIYMVSSAATTGVNKNFSQDFEAFASRLQAMNLKNPLVTGFGIKDKESFDQVTKFSKGGIIGSAFVKAVAEVGDAGKATADFMRQFA, from the coding sequence ATGAGTAATAGAATAAATACAGTGTTGGATTATAAAGATAATATCCTTTCGATATACTTTACAGCAGGCTATCCAAAATTGGATGATACCGTGAAGATTCTTCAGCAATTGGAGCGGAGTGGAGCGGATATGATCGAGGTAGGAGTGCCTTTCTCTGATCCGATAGCAGATGGCCCTACCATACAGCATAGCAATACCGTGGCACTAGAAAATGGGATGTCTGTACAGTTGCTTTTTGATCAGTTGACAGGAGTGAGAGAGACGGTGAAGGTTCCTTTGATTATGATGAGTTCACTCAATCCGATCATTCAATATGGCTTTGAACGATTCTGTCAAAAATGTCAAGAGGTTGGAGCCGATGGCTTGATCATTCCAGATCTGCCGGTCGAAGAATATATCAGTGAATACAAAGCCATCGTAGAGCAGTATGGCTTGCGCAATATTATCTTGATTACTCCCTCTTCTACAGATGCCAGGATTCGCCTGATTGATGAGCACACGGATAGCTTTATCTATATGGTTTCGTCTGCTGCTACGACAGGAGTCAATAAGAATTTTAGTCAAGATTTCGAGGCGTTTGCATCGAGACTTCAAGCGATGAATTTGAAGAATCCATTGGTGACTGGATTTGGGATCAAGGACAAAGAATCCTTTGATCAAGTGACAAAGTTTTCCAAAGGAGGGATCATTGGAAGTGCCTTTGTCAAGGCAGTGGCAGAAGTAGGGGATGCTGGGAAGGCTACAGCTGATTTTATGCGCCAATTTGCTTGA
- the trpB gene encoding tryptophan synthase subunit beta encodes MKTNLNPDERGYFGSFGGAFIPEMMQANVAELQEKYVEIMESPEFKAEFDVLLRDYVGRPSPLYLATRLSEKYETNVYLKREDLNHTGAHKINNSLGQIILAKKLGKKRIIAETGAGQHGVATATACALMGLECTVFMGELDVQRQAPNVGRMKMLGATVVPVSSGSKTLKDATNEAMRYWIANPFDTHYIIGSVVGPHPYPDMVAKFQSVISEEIRKQLKEKTGSELPDVVIACVGGGSNATGAFYHFLEDEKVRLIAAEAAGKGLESGFTAAATFKGVSGILHGSKTLFMQTEDGQVVEPHSISAGLDYPGIGPALAHWFETGRVEYQAITDDDAMRAGLELCKLEGIIPAVESSHALAVLDQTKFGKDQSVVVNLSGRGDKDLETYMKYL; translated from the coding sequence ATGAAAACTAATTTGAACCCAGACGAACGGGGTTATTTTGGGAGTTTTGGTGGGGCGTTCATTCCTGAGATGATGCAGGCCAATGTAGCAGAGCTTCAAGAGAAATACGTGGAGATCATGGAATCTCCTGAGTTTAAGGCGGAGTTTGACGTGCTGCTGAGAGATTATGTGGGACGACCGAGTCCTTTGTATCTCGCGACACGTCTTTCGGAGAAGTATGAGACCAATGTATACCTCAAAAGAGAGGATCTAAATCATACTGGTGCACATAAAATCAACAACTCACTTGGGCAGATTATCTTGGCAAAAAAACTTGGTAAGAAACGCATCATTGCGGAGACAGGAGCAGGGCAACATGGAGTGGCTACTGCGACGGCTTGTGCGCTGATGGGATTGGAGTGTACGGTGTTTATGGGGGAGTTGGATGTGCAGCGCCAGGCTCCAAATGTCGGGAGGATGAAGATGCTCGGAGCGACGGTTGTGCCGGTGTCTTCTGGGTCCAAAACACTCAAGGATGCGACCAACGAAGCAATGCGTTATTGGATTGCGAATCCCTTTGATACCCACTATATAATCGGCTCTGTCGTAGGGCCTCACCCGTATCCTGATATGGTAGCCAAATTCCAATCCGTGATCAGCGAAGAGATCCGGAAACAGCTCAAAGAAAAGACCGGGTCTGAACTGCCAGATGTGGTCATTGCATGTGTCGGCGGTGGGAGCAATGCAACGGGTGCGTTCTATCATTTTTTGGAGGACGAGAAGGTTCGTTTGATTGCAGCAGAAGCGGCAGGAAAAGGGCTCGAATCAGGATTCACTGCAGCAGCTACTTTCAAAGGAGTAAGTGGAATATTGCATGGCAGCAAGACGCTCTTTATGCAAACTGAAGACGGTCAAGTGGTAGAGCCACATTCGATATCTGCAGGGTTGGATTACCCTGGTATTGGTCCAGCGTTGGCGCATTGGTTTGAGACGGGGCGTGTCGAATATCAGGCTATTACAGATGATGATGCGATGAGGGCTGGATTGGAATTGTGCAAATTGGAAGGGATTATTCCTGCAGTAGAATCGTCGCATGCCTTGGCCGTTTTGGACCAGACAAAGTTCGGCAAAGACCAATCGGTCGTTGTGAATCTGTCCGGTCGAGGAGACAAGGATCTAGAGACCTATATGAAATATTTATAA
- a CDS encoding phosphoribosylanthranilate isomerase produces the protein MQVKVCGIRTQSNLSELKASEVDYVGFIFYRKSKRFFSDGDLSQDALHALDKRKVGVFVNEAVDEIRSIAEAYRLDVLQLHGEESPEDCAALKKGGFAVWKAFPVYDALPAQLGMYADCVDAYLFDTKGVDHGGNGVKFDWSVLSQYRGEVPLVLSGGIGPEDVARLRDLNIEQLIAIDVNSRFEIEPGLKDVDLLNKFISETKKQ, from the coding sequence ATGCAAGTCAAAGTATGTGGGATACGAACACAATCCAATCTGTCTGAGTTGAAAGCTTCAGAGGTGGATTATGTGGGTTTTATCTTTTATCGCAAGTCCAAGCGTTTTTTTTCGGATGGGGACCTGTCACAGGATGCTCTACATGCTCTAGACAAACGAAAGGTAGGGGTGTTCGTCAATGAAGCCGTGGATGAAATACGATCCATCGCTGAGGCTTATCGTCTCGATGTGTTGCAATTGCATGGTGAGGAATCGCCAGAGGATTGTGCGGCACTGAAGAAGGGAGGTTTTGCAGTATGGAAGGCATTTCCAGTGTATGATGCATTGCCGGCTCAGTTGGGAATGTATGCAGACTGTGTCGATGCGTATTTGTTTGACACCAAAGGAGTAGACCATGGTGGCAATGGAGTCAAATTCGATTGGAGCGTATTGAGTCAGTACCGTGGGGAAGTGCCGCTGGTTTTGAGTGGTGGAATTGGCCCTGAAGACGTAGCGCGCCTGCGTGACTTGAATATAGAACAACTGATAGCAATAGATGTCAATAGCCGGTTTGAGATTGAGCCGGGGCTAAAGGACGTGGATTTGCTCAATAAATTTATAAGCGAAACGAAGAAGCAATAG